The following is a genomic window from Candidatus Krumholzibacteriia bacterium.
CCTGCATAATCCGGGAGATTCAAGAACCAAGCGCTCGGGCGATGATCCCGAAAAGGAATGAGTGTTCCATGCCTTCAGTTAAGTATCGGAAGAATATCCACCGAATCGACGCACTTTCGAAAGAGGAACAGGATCGACTGGCTCTAGTGGCCGAGCGCTATGCCTTTCGGGCCAATGACTACTATCTCTCCCTGATCAACTGGGAAGATCCTCTGGACCCGATCCGCCAGATCGTGGTTCCCCAGGAGGGGGAATTGGACGCCTGGGGGGCTCTGGACGCAAGCAATGAGGCCGATAACTATGTCGCCCCCGGTTGCCAGCACAAGTACAGCGACACGGCTCTCCTCCTGGTAAACGAGACCTGCGGAGCCTACTGCCGTTTCTGCTTCCGCAAGCGTCTCTTCATGAATGACAATGAAGAGGTGGAGTTCGATCCCACACCGGGCATTGACTACATTCGCGAGCACCCGGAGATCAGCAATGTTCTGCTTACGGGCGGCGATCCCCTGCTGCTCTCCACCGGCAAACTCCGGGCAATCATTACCCGCCTTCGCGAGATTGACCATGTGAAGATCATCCGCATCGGTTCGAAGATGCCGGCCTTCAACCCCTTCCGGATTCTGGATGACCCCGCCCTTCTGGAGCTTCTCGAATCCCACAGCTGCACAAACGGTCGCATCTACCTGATGGCACACTTCAATCACCCACGCGAACTGACCCGGGAAGCCCGCTCCGCTCTTGATGCCCTGCACCACGCCGGGGTTATGCTGGTCAACCAGACCCCGATCATTCGGGGCGTGAACAGCGACCCGAAGGTTCTGGCTGAACTGATGCAGGAACTGAGCTGGATGGGAGTTCCACCCTACTACATGTTCCAGTGCCGACCGACCGAGGGCAACAAGCCTTTCGAAATGCCCATTGTGGAAAGCTGGGAACTTGTCCGGGAAGCAATGACCCGAGTATCCGGCCTGGCCCGCCGGGCGAGGCTGACGATGAGCCATGCCTCCGGCAAGGTGGAAGTGCCGGCCGTGACCCGGGATCACATCATCTGCCGCTATCACCGTGCAAGAAATCCCGAGGACGACGGCAGGGTCATGGTCTTCCATCGGGACGACAATGCCTACTGGCTGGATGATCTTCGCCCCGTCGAACTGGAAGACCGCGACCGCCTCTGGCCGCGTTCGAAGGGTGGCGCGGCAAATCACAGGGGTTTCAACCAGTAGGGGCTTCCTCCGGGGCCTCTTCTTTGCTAGTCTCCCGGCATGGCAAAAACCCGCACCCGATATCTTTGTTCCGACTGCGGCGCAGAAAGTGCGTCCTGGCTCGGCCGTTGCCCTGCTTGCGGCGAGTTTAATACCCTGAAAGAACTGAACCGCGTTCTTGGCAGGAAGGCCTCCAGCAGTCTGGACGGTGTACAGCGCAGTGGCGAAGGGGTTCGCGCCCTCTCGGAGATTTCCCGAAATGAATGCGAACGACGCAGCAGCGGCATCAGCGAACTGGACCGCATTCTTGGCGGCGGCTTTGTTCCCGGCTCTGTGATTCTGGTGGGCGGGGATCCCGGCATCGGCAAGTCCACGCTTCTGATGCAGACGGCTCAGGCCATGGCAGAGGAATGGGATCAGCCCGTGCTCTATGTCTCCGGCGAAGAGAGTCCCGGGCAGGTGCGCATCCGCGCCGAGCGACTTCAGGCACTTCATGGGAAACTACTTTTTCTCGCCAGCACGGATCTTGCCGAAGCCAGTCAGGCCGCCCGCGAACACAAGCCTTCCCTGATGATCATGGACTCGGTGCAGACGCTCACGGATCCCGATCACGAGGGGGTCTCCGGAGCCGCGTCCCAGTTGCGTCAGGTGACCTCGAAGCTGTCCGCATTGGCCAAGGAGGAGGGCTTTCCCCTGGTGCTGATCGGGCATGTAACCAAGGACGGGCAGATCGCCGGGCCCCGGGTTCTGGAGCACATGGTCGATGCGGTCTTGTATTTCGAGGGAGAGACGCGTGGCACGGGGCGCATTCTGCGCACTGTGAAGAACCGGTTCGGAGCCTCGCATGAAGTGGCTCTCTTTGAAATGCGCAACAACGGGCTGGAAGCGATTCTGGACCCCTCGAGCCTGCTGGGCGGAAGTCGTGAGGGCGCGGTTGGCTCGGCCGTCGCCGTGACCTGGACTGGCAGTCGCCCTCTGGCGGTGGAGATCCAGGCACTGGTTTCTGCGACCCGCTATGGTACGCCGGCTCGTGTGGTGCAGGGTCTTGACTCCCGTCGCGTGTCCCTCCTGGTGGCGGTTCTGGAAAAATGCTCGGGGATGCAACTCGGGGGAAGCGATATCTTTGTCTCTGTGGCCGGTGGTCTGAAGCTCGATGATCCGGCTCTCGATGCCGCCCTGATTGCCGCTCTGGCCAGCAGTTTTACTTCCCGTTCGCTTCCTTCCTCGGCTGTTTTTCTTGGAGAAACCGGCCTTCGGGGCGACCTTCGCCCGGTTTCCCAGTTGAATGAGCGCTGTCGGGAGGCCGTGCGTCTGGGCTTCTCCTCCGTCTTTGCCGCCTCTGCCGGACAGGATCTCCCCGCCGGAGTGCAGGGGCTCTCCGATGTACCGGCTCTTCTGCGCGCAGCCGGGGTCTTGCAGGAGGATGCGGCCGGGCGCTAGCCCGGTGGCAATGTGGCTGCGAGAAGTCCTCAAATCAATGGCATTCCCCGCAACTTCCTGCTAGAAATGAAGCATGAACTCGCTTCCTTTCTGGACAGTCATTGTCGCGGCCGGTTGCGGCCAGCGTTTCGGTGCGGCAAGGCCCAAGCAGTACCTGGAACTGAACGGGCGGCTCGTGCTGCTACGCGCCATGGATCCCTTTCTCGATCACGGCGATCCTGACCGCATCATACTGGTCATTCCGTCCGATGATGCGGATTTCATTGCGAAGACTCTGGAAGAAGAGCTTCCCGGAGCAAAGGCTCTTCTGGTTCCGGGCGGGGCAAGCCGTCAGGAGTCGGTCTACCGGGGACTGAGTGCCATCGCCGATGAAGAGGCCAATGTGGCCATCCACGATGCTGCCCGCCCTCTCTTTGATGGCGCGGACTTGCCCGCCTGGATCTCGAAACTGGACGAAGTCCCGGCACTGGTTCCCGTACTTCCTGTTCACGACACCATTCTGGAAGTGGAGGAGGATCGGGCCAGCAGGAGACTGAATCGCGAGAAGCTTGCGGCCGTGCAGACTCCGCAGCTGTTCCGGCTTTCGCTGATCCGACGGGCACATCGCTGGGCACTGGAGCGGGACATCCGGAATGCCAGCGATGATGGAAGCCTGATTCTTGCCATGGGCGAAGAACTACACACGGTCAAGGGAGATTCCCTGAACAGGAAAATCACCCTGGCCGAAGATTTCGAATGGGCGGAAGGTATGCTGAAGGAGAGGGAATGAGCCGTTGCGGCATTGGCTATGATTCACACCGGTTTGCAGAGGGCCGCGCCCTGATTCTCGGTGGATGGGAGATTCCCGGTGAGAAGGGGCTGGAAGGTCACTCCGACGCCGATGTTCTCTGCCACGCACTGGTCGATGCCATTCTGGGAGCGGCCGCCCTGGGGGACATCGGGCAGCATTTTCCCGACACGGACCCCCGATGGAAGGACG
Proteins encoded in this region:
- the radA gene encoding DNA repair protein RadA gives rise to the protein MAKTRTRYLCSDCGAESASWLGRCPACGEFNTLKELNRVLGRKASSSLDGVQRSGEGVRALSEISRNECERRSSGISELDRILGGGFVPGSVILVGGDPGIGKSTLLMQTAQAMAEEWDQPVLYVSGEESPGQVRIRAERLQALHGKLLFLASTDLAEASQAAREHKPSLMIMDSVQTLTDPDHEGVSGAASQLRQVTSKLSALAKEEGFPLVLIGHVTKDGQIAGPRVLEHMVDAVLYFEGETRGTGRILRTVKNRFGASHEVALFEMRNNGLEAILDPSSLLGGSREGAVGSAVAVTWTGSRPLAVEIQALVSATRYGTPARVVQGLDSRRVSLLVAVLEKCSGMQLGGSDIFVSVAGGLKLDDPALDAALIAALASSFTSRSLPSSAVFLGETGLRGDLRPVSQLNERCREAVRLGFSSVFAASAGQDLPAGVQGLSDVPALLRAAGVLQEDAAGR
- the ispD gene encoding 2-C-methyl-D-erythritol 4-phosphate cytidylyltransferase: MNSLPFWTVIVAAGCGQRFGAARPKQYLELNGRLVLLRAMDPFLDHGDPDRIILVIPSDDADFIAKTLEEELPGAKALLVPGGASRQESVYRGLSAIADEEANVAIHDAARPLFDGADLPAWISKLDEVPALVPVLPVHDTILEVEEDRASRRLNREKLAAVQTPQLFRLSLIRRAHRWALERDIRNASDDGSLILAMGEELHTVKGDSLNRKITLAEDFEWAEGMLKERE
- a CDS encoding KamA family radical SAM protein; the encoded protein is MPSVKYRKNIHRIDALSKEEQDRLALVAERYAFRANDYYLSLINWEDPLDPIRQIVVPQEGELDAWGALDASNEADNYVAPGCQHKYSDTALLLVNETCGAYCRFCFRKRLFMNDNEEVEFDPTPGIDYIREHPEISNVLLTGGDPLLLSTGKLRAIITRLREIDHVKIIRIGSKMPAFNPFRILDDPALLELLESHSCTNGRIYLMAHFNHPRELTREARSALDALHHAGVMLVNQTPIIRGVNSDPKVLAELMQELSWMGVPPYYMFQCRPTEGNKPFEMPIVESWELVREAMTRVSGLARRARLTMSHASGKVEVPAVTRDHIICRYHRARNPEDDGRVMVFHRDDNAYWLDDLRPVELEDRDRLWPRSKGGAANHRGFNQ